The following are from one region of the Cloacibacterium sp. TD35 genome:
- a CDS encoding DUF4395 domain-containing protein: MPTENKIRITAFLVFILTFLYITTHFIWIPIFLLIDFALRGSGYGKWSVLGFLAEKIVSIFNFEQKPIYFPPKQFAAQVGFIFSLTLLVFNLLEINSLIVSGILLICAGLEAFFNFCVGCYVYNAYYHIKNK; the protein is encoded by the coding sequence ATGCCAACAGAAAACAAAATCAGAATAACCGCATTTTTAGTATTTATCTTAACCTTTTTATACATCACAACTCATTTCATTTGGATTCCTATTTTTCTATTGATAGATTTTGCTTTGAGAGGTTCTGGATACGGAAAATGGAGCGTTTTAGGGTTTTTAGCAGAAAAAATAGTTTCGATTTTTAATTTTGAACAAAAACCCATTTATTTTCCACCGAAACAATTTGCAGCACAAGTAGGTTTTATTTTTTCATTGACCTTGTTGGTTTTTAATCTTCTCGAAATCAACAGTCTTATTGTAAGCGGAATTTTGCTGATTTGCGCAGGTCTAGAGGCATTTTTCAATTTCTGTGTAGGATGTTATGTGTACAATGCTTATTATCACATCAAAAATAAATAG
- a CDS encoding DUF2062 domain-containing protein, producing MKNFIQNSIKSQKVFYRYFRRKGIKRLFKENILESDGDNKTKALSIALGIFIGLTPFWGFHTVLALSLAAIFKLNKFLSFVFSQISIAPLAPFIIGISMFFGSFFVGGKTDFSHQELNLEMVKHNLLQYVVGSFVFATIIAMSFGFIFYYLLNLFQKESTS from the coding sequence TTGAAAAACTTCATTCAAAATTCCATTAAAAGTCAGAAAGTATTCTATCGATATTTCCGTAGGAAAGGCATTAAAAGACTTTTCAAAGAAAATATCTTAGAAAGTGATGGAGACAACAAAACTAAAGCGCTTTCTATTGCTTTAGGAATTTTTATTGGACTGACTCCATTTTGGGGATTTCATACCGTTTTAGCGCTTTCTTTAGCTGCTATTTTTAAGCTGAATAAGTTTTTGTCATTTGTGTTCTCCCAAATCAGCATTGCTCCTTTGGCGCCCTTCATCATAGGAATTTCTATGTTTTTCGGTTCTTTTTTCGTGGGAGGAAAAACCGATTTTTCTCATCAAGAATTGAATTTAGAAATGGTAAAACACAACTTGTTACAATATGTGGTGGGAAGTTTTGTTTTTGCAACAATAATAGCAATGAGCTTTGGATTTATATTTTACTACTTATTGAATCTTTTCCAAAAAGAAAGCACCTCTTAA
- a CDS encoding lipoprotein signal peptidase: MKKIVLVTFIVLLIDQLSKIYVKTHFNLNESIEVFGQDWWRFTFVENPGMAYGLQFGGLLGKYALVIIRIFLIGGMIYLFRKWLKEGASNYLLIPMSMIFAGAIGNLIDGMFYGLIFDSGMVYDSTIDRWIGYDGISQFTEFGKGYSHFMKGCVVDMFHFPMFSFNLFGKHFEFFSYIFNVADSAITIGAIFLLIFKRKAFPNGFEL, from the coding sequence ATGAAAAAAATCGTACTTGTTACTTTTATCGTTTTATTAATCGACCAACTGTCTAAAATTTACGTAAAAACTCATTTTAATCTCAATGAAAGCATAGAAGTTTTCGGCCAAGATTGGTGGAGATTTACTTTCGTAGAAAATCCCGGAATGGCTTATGGTTTACAATTCGGTGGTTTACTCGGCAAATATGCACTTGTCATCATCAGAATTTTCTTAATTGGAGGAATGATTTACCTTTTTAGAAAATGGCTCAAAGAAGGCGCTTCTAATTACTTATTAATCCCAATGTCTATGATTTTTGCAGGAGCCATCGGAAACCTGATTGACGGAATGTTCTACGGATTAATTTTCGATTCTGGAATGGTTTATGACTCAACGATTGATAGATGGATTGGTTATGACGGGATTTCTCAATTTACAGAATTCGGGAAAGGCTATTCACATTTCATGAAAGGTTGTGTAGTAGATATGTTTCATTTTCCGATGTTCTCTTTCAATCTTTTTGGAAAGCATTTTGAATTTTTCAGTTACATTTTTAATGTAGCAGATTCTGCCATCACCATCGGTGCTATTTTCTTACTTATTTTCAAGAGGAAAGCTTTTCCTAATGGATTTGAACTATAA
- the trpS gene encoding tryptophan--tRNA ligase: MSRILTGIQATGTPHLGNLLGAIIPAIELSEKSENESFLFIANMHSLTQIKNAEELRQNTYEIAAAWLACGLDTEKTYFYRQSDIPEVCELSWYLSCFFPFSRLQLAHSFKDKADRLEDVNAGLFTYPMLMAADILLYDAEIVPVGKDQLQHLEMARDVGARFNNQMGEIFVLPQAELQENTKYVPGIDGHKMSKSRGNIINIFLPEKQLKKQVMAIETDSTPLEEPKNPDTCKVFAIYSLLANETQIAEMRAKYLAGNYGYGHAKTELFNLILENFKTEREKFEYYMNNPSELDAKLQEGAEKTRKIAAETLKRVRLSLGM, encoded by the coding sequence ATGTCAAGAATTTTAACCGGAATACAAGCAACAGGAACTCCACATTTAGGAAATCTTTTGGGAGCCATCATTCCTGCAATAGAATTATCTGAAAAATCTGAAAACGAATCGTTTTTGTTTATCGCAAACATGCACTCTTTGACGCAAATTAAAAATGCAGAAGAACTTAGACAAAACACTTATGAAATCGCAGCAGCGTGGTTAGCTTGTGGTTTAGACACCGAAAAAACTTATTTCTACAGACAAAGTGATATCCCTGAAGTTTGTGAACTTTCTTGGTATTTATCTTGCTTTTTTCCTTTTTCTAGATTGCAATTAGCGCATTCTTTCAAAGATAAAGCAGACCGTTTAGAAGACGTAAACGCAGGACTTTTCACCTATCCTATGTTGATGGCGGCAGATATTTTATTGTATGACGCAGAAATCGTTCCTGTAGGAAAAGACCAGTTACAGCATTTGGAAATGGCGAGAGATGTAGGTGCGAGATTCAACAATCAAATGGGAGAAATTTTCGTGCTTCCACAAGCTGAATTACAAGAAAACACGAAATACGTACCAGGAATTGATGGTCATAAAATGTCTAAATCTAGAGGAAATATCATCAATATTTTCCTTCCAGAAAAGCAATTAAAAAAACAAGTGATGGCTATCGAAACGGATTCTACTCCGCTAGAAGAACCGAAAAACCCTGACACTTGTAAAGTTTTCGCCATTTATTCTTTACTCGCAAATGAAACGCAAATCGCAGAAATGCGTGCTAAATATTTGGCAGGAAATTACGGTTATGGTCATGCTAAAACAGAATTATTCAATTTAATTCTTGAAAATTTCAAAACAGAAAGAGAAAAATTCGAATATTACATGAACAATCCGTCTGAACTAGACGCAAAATTGCAAGAAGGCGCAGAAAAAACTAGAAAAATTGCCGCAGAAACTTTGAAAAGAGTAAGATTAAGCTTAGGAATGTAA
- a CDS encoding DUF6576 domain-containing protein: MELLFLILAIAVIFIFFFRKDIKEKINPDKTKNYTIDDKYNAAKREREKEIDQLLSKMGENGIADLSEKDLKRLEELSKK; the protein is encoded by the coding sequence ATGGAACTTTTATTTCTAATACTTGCCATTGCAGTAATTTTTATCTTTTTCTTTAGAAAAGACATCAAAGAGAAAATAAATCCTGACAAAACTAAAAACTACACCATAGACGATAAATATAACGCTGCAAAACGTGAAAGAGAAAAAGAAATAGATCAACTCTTAAGCAAAATGGGAGAAAACGGAATTGCAGATTTAAGCGAGAAAGACCTAAAAAGATTAGAAGAATTATCTAAAAAATAA
- the topA gene encoding type I DNA topoisomerase gives MSKNLVIVESPAKAKTIQKYLGKDFEVKSSFGHIRDLPKKGMGIDLKTFTPDYEVSADKKKLVTELKAAVKKAEIVWLASDEDREGEAIAWHLAQELKLKEENTKRIVFHEITKNAILKAIENPRKIDQNLVNAQQARRVLDRIVGFEMSPVLWKKVKTGLSAGRVQSVAVRLVVEREQEIRNFKPTSTYKVEGTFLNAEKQEIAARLKKDFAQEKESEAFLEKSQNTEFKVLNVEKKPGTRSASAPFTTSTLQQEASNRLGYNVTSTMRIAQRLYEEGYITYMRTDSVNLSQDAISAAKDFIEKEFGAEYSSPINYTTKSSSAQEAHEAIRPTDFGVKTIGDAQLNKLYQLIYKRTLASQMANAKIEKTVIEIGNSALPSHFEAQGEVIVFDGFLKVYGISKTEEDDEENNEKLLPKVKVGEVLHFKKITATEKFTKPAARYTEAALVRKLEELGIGRPSTYAPTIQTIQNREYVDKREILPHEREIVKLSLGKSGLKKEVLTEKFGGDKNKFVPTDIGEVVNEFLISNFNEILDYGFTAKVEQDFDDIANGSEKWKETLKHFYDNFHPKIEDVEEHADRATGERLLGVDPKSGKNVYARMGRYGAMIQIGENDDEEKPTYASLLPTQNINTISFEEALELFKIPFDLNEFQGKPVSVGVGRFGPYVKWGDAFISIGRGTDPFSVTQEVAENFIKEKIEADAPIATYKGEPVTKGTGRFGPFVKYKDLYVNVPKKYDFDNLTQGDIEELISAKLEKEANRYIQQWEKEKISIENGRWGPFIKFGKGMFKIPKKEDGSKYEAEELQTVSLDEVKKWITDQDKTAFAEKKKPAAKKK, from the coding sequence ATGTCAAAAAATCTAGTCATCGTAGAGTCACCAGCAAAAGCGAAGACCATTCAGAAGTATCTTGGAAAGGATTTCGAAGTGAAATCTAGCTTCGGTCATATCCGAGATTTACCCAAAAAAGGAATGGGAATAGACCTTAAAACCTTCACGCCAGATTACGAAGTTTCTGCTGATAAAAAGAAATTAGTAACTGAACTGAAAGCAGCGGTGAAAAAAGCAGAAATCGTTTGGTTAGCTTCCGATGAAGACCGTGAAGGAGAAGCTATTGCTTGGCATTTAGCACAAGAATTAAAACTCAAAGAAGAAAATACCAAGCGTATTGTTTTCCACGAAATTACCAAAAATGCAATACTGAAAGCGATTGAAAACCCTAGAAAAATTGACCAGAATCTCGTAAATGCTCAACAAGCAAGAAGGGTTCTCGACAGAATTGTAGGTTTTGAAATGTCGCCCGTACTTTGGAAAAAAGTGAAAACCGGACTTTCGGCGGGAAGAGTACAATCTGTTGCAGTAAGATTGGTAGTAGAAAGAGAGCAAGAAATTAGAAATTTCAAACCGACTTCTACTTATAAAGTGGAAGGAACTTTCTTAAATGCCGAAAAGCAAGAAATTGCCGCAAGACTGAAAAAAGATTTTGCTCAAGAAAAAGAATCGGAAGCATTTTTAGAAAAATCTCAGAATACTGAATTCAAAGTTTTAAATGTAGAAAAAAAGCCAGGAACGCGTTCTGCTTCTGCACCTTTTACTACTTCTACATTACAGCAAGAAGCTTCTAATAGATTAGGGTATAATGTAACTTCTACCATGAGAATTGCACAGCGTCTCTACGAAGAAGGGTACATTACTTATATGAGAACAGACTCAGTAAATCTTTCTCAAGATGCAATTAGTGCTGCTAAAGATTTCATCGAAAAAGAATTTGGGGCAGAATATTCATCGCCAATAAATTATACTACGAAATCTTCATCTGCTCAAGAAGCACACGAGGCAATTCGTCCGACTGATTTTGGAGTGAAAACCATTGGTGATGCACAACTCAATAAATTATATCAACTCATTTATAAGAGAACTCTAGCTTCTCAGATGGCTAATGCAAAAATTGAAAAAACCGTAATTGAAATCGGGAATTCTGCTTTGCCAAGTCATTTTGAAGCACAAGGTGAAGTGATTGTTTTCGATGGTTTCTTAAAAGTCTATGGAATTTCGAAAACAGAAGAAGATGATGAGGAAAACAACGAAAAACTGTTGCCAAAAGTAAAGGTGGGCGAGGTTTTACATTTCAAAAAAATTACGGCTACCGAAAAATTCACTAAACCAGCAGCAAGATATACCGAAGCTGCTTTAGTAAGAAAATTAGAAGAACTGGGAATTGGTAGACCTTCTACTTATGCACCAACGATTCAGACGATTCAGAATAGAGAATATGTAGATAAAAGAGAAATTCTACCGCATGAAAGAGAAATCGTAAAACTTTCTCTAGGAAAATCTGGTCTGAAAAAAGAAGTTTTGACGGAGAAATTCGGGGGAGATAAAAATAAATTCGTTCCTACGGACATTGGTGAAGTAGTGAATGAGTTTTTAATCAGTAATTTCAATGAAATTTTGGATTATGGTTTTACTGCAAAAGTTGAACAAGATTTTGACGATATTGCCAATGGTTCAGAAAAATGGAAAGAAACCCTAAAGCATTTTTATGATAATTTTCACCCGAAAATTGAAGATGTAGAAGAGCATGCAGACAGAGCTACTGGCGAGAGATTATTAGGTGTAGATCCTAAATCTGGTAAAAATGTTTACGCTAGAATGGGAAGATATGGTGCGATGATTCAAATTGGTGAAAATGATGATGAAGAGAAACCAACTTACGCTTCACTATTACCTACTCAAAATATCAATACCATTAGTTTTGAAGAAGCTCTAGAGCTATTTAAAATTCCATTTGACTTAAATGAATTCCAAGGAAAACCAGTTTCTGTTGGCGTAGGGAGATTCGGGCCTTATGTAAAATGGGGAGATGCATTTATTTCTATCGGAAGAGGAACAGATCCGTTCTCGGTAACACAGGAAGTTGCAGAAAATTTTATCAAAGAAAAAATAGAAGCAGATGCGCCAATTGCCACTTATAAAGGTGAACCTGTAACGAAAGGAACAGGAAGATTTGGGCCATTTGTAAAATACAAAGATTTATATGTAAATGTTCCGAAGAAATATGATTTTGACAATCTTACTCAAGGAGACATAGAAGAGCTCATTTCTGCAAAATTAGAGAAGGAAGCTAACCGCTATATTCAGCAATGGGAAAAAGAAAAAATTTCTATTGAAAACGGAAGATGGGGACCTTTCATCAAATTTGGCAAAGGAATGTTCAAAATTCCTAAAAAAGAAGACGGAAGCAAGTATGAAGCAGAAGAATTGCAAACCGTTTCTCTGGATGAAGTAAAAAAATGGATTACTGACCAAGATAAAACAGCTTTTGCAGAAAAGAAAAAACCTGCAGCGAAGAAGAAATAA
- a CDS encoding TraR/DksA family transcriptional regulator, which produces MAEERVRYSDAELQEFKKIIQDKIAKAEKDLALINESFINDQNNGTDDTSPTFKAFEEGAETLSKEQNSILAGRQEKFIRDLKHALIRIENKTYGVCRVTGKLIPKERLMAVPHATLSIEAKNMQR; this is translated from the coding sequence ATGGCAGAAGAAAGAGTAAGATATAGTGACGCTGAGTTACAAGAATTTAAGAAAATCATACAAGACAAAATAGCAAAGGCTGAAAAAGATTTAGCCCTTATTAACGAAAGTTTCATCAATGACCAAAATAATGGTACGGATGACACTTCTCCTACCTTCAAAGCTTTTGAAGAAGGAGCTGAAACGCTAAGCAAAGAGCAAAATTCTATTTTGGCTGGAAGACAAGAAAAATTCATCCGTGACCTTAAACACGCTTTAATAAGAATTGAAAACAAAACTTACGGCGTTTGTAGAGTAACTGGCAAATTAATCCCAAAAGAAAGATTAATGGCAGTTCCTCATGCTACATTAAGCATTGAAGCGAAAAATATGCAAAGATAA
- a CDS encoding YjjG family noncanonical pyrimidine nucleotidase — MKNIRHIFFDLDNTLWDHRKNAVLTLEELFQRKEISDKYNILFHEFHAKYDEINEDLWVKIRDGIIDKDFLRKHRFYDTFLHFGIDNEELAQYFEKHFLDEIINFNELIPQTIEVLEYLKEKGYQLHVVSNGFHEVTNRKVEKSGLKKYFETVTSAEDAHAMKPDERIFEHSLNLANAEKAESVFIGDDWVADVKGAQNFGLDIIFFDALKENKSEEGLKTIQNLEEIKNYL; from the coding sequence ATGAAAAACATAAGGCACATTTTTTTTGACCTCGATAATACCCTTTGGGATCACCGCAAAAATGCAGTTCTTACCTTAGAAGAATTGTTCCAGAGAAAAGAAATTTCAGATAAGTATAACATCCTCTTTCATGAATTTCATGCTAAATATGATGAAATCAATGAAGATTTATGGGTGAAAATCAGAGACGGAATTATTGATAAGGATTTCTTGAGAAAACATAGATTTTATGATACTTTTTTGCATTTCGGGATAGATAATGAAGAATTAGCGCAATATTTCGAGAAGCATTTCTTAGACGAAATCATCAATTTCAATGAATTGATTCCACAAACCATTGAAGTTTTAGAATATTTAAAAGAGAAAGGTTATCAGCTTCACGTAGTTTCTAACGGTTTCCATGAAGTGACGAACAGAAAAGTAGAAAAATCTGGACTTAAAAAATATTTCGAAACCGTGACGAGCGCTGAAGATGCTCATGCCATGAAGCCAGACGAAAGAATTTTCGAACATTCCTTGAATTTAGCCAATGCCGAAAAAGCTGAGTCTGTTTTCATAGGAGATGACTGGGTTGCAGATGTAAAAGGAGCTCAGAATTTTGGTTTAGACATTATTTTCTTCGATGCGCTTAAAGAAAATAAATCCGAAGAAGGTCTGAAAACCATTCAAAATTTGGAAGAAATTAAAAACTATTTATAA
- a CDS encoding RNA polymerase sigma factor, giving the protein METHTDSLLISRYQKGDENALSILISRHQKELFSFIFYKLMDEELANDVFQDTFMKIIVSLKEGRYNDDGKFILWAKRIAHNLIIDHYRLKSKHIKVSETTYENEEFSIFDLLKETEENIEERLITNQIYDDLMKMLVFLPENQQEVIKLRFFDGLSFKEIAEQTNTSINTTLGRVRYALINMRKIMEENQIILTR; this is encoded by the coding sequence ATGGAAACACATACTGATAGTTTGCTGATTTCGAGATATCAAAAAGGCGACGAAAACGCACTTTCTATTCTTATTTCAAGACACCAAAAAGAACTTTTCTCGTTTATTTTCTATAAATTGATGGATGAAGAACTCGCTAATGATGTTTTTCAAGATACTTTTATGAAAATCATTGTTTCCCTAAAAGAAGGAAGATACAATGATGATGGTAAATTTATTCTTTGGGCAAAAAGAATTGCGCACAATCTTATTATAGACCATTATCGACTTAAATCTAAGCACATAAAAGTTTCTGAAACAACTTATGAAAATGAAGAGTTTTCTATTTTTGATTTGCTTAAAGAAACAGAAGAAAACATCGAAGAAAGGTTAATCACGAATCAAATTTATGATGATCTGATGAAAATGCTCGTTTTCTTACCCGAAAACCAACAGGAAGTCATCAAATTAAGATTTTTTGATGGCCTGAGTTTCAAAGAAATTGCAGAGCAAACCAATACAAGTATCAATACTACACTGGGTAGAGTGCGTTATGCACTTATCAACATGAGAAAAATAATGGAAGAAAACCAAATAATTTTAACAAGGTAA
- a CDS encoding DUF2683 family protein yields MESLIVHLKNQMELNALKSVMKEMGIKYEKFHTRNNKTNPFVEKKISAKKAVKATKNFKEKPKPGL; encoded by the coding sequence ATGGAATCACTTATCGTTCACCTAAAAAACCAAATGGAACTCAATGCACTGAAAAGTGTAATGAAAGAAATGGGAATTAAATATGAAAAATTTCACACCAGAAATAATAAAACAAACCCTTTTGTAGAAAAGAAAATTTCAGCTAAAAAAGCGGTAAAAGCCACTAAAAACTTTAAAGAAAAACCAAAACCAGGATTATAA
- the ileS gene encoding isoleucine--tRNA ligase, with the protein MKKFTEYKQLNLNAVADNVANFWKTNQTFKKSVETREGKPEYVFYEGPPSANGMPGIHHVMARALKDIFCRYQTQNGKQVFRKAGWDTHGLPVELGVEKELGITKEDIGKKITVEEYNQACRNAVMRYTDVWNDLTEKIGYWVDLDNPYITYEPKYMETVWWLLKQLYNKDLLYKGYTIQPYSPKAGTGLSSHELNQPGTYRDVSDTTVVAQFKVKKFSENLGSKISALGSDFHILAWTTTPWTLPSNTALAVGRDIEYVLVKTFNQYTFEPINIVLARVLLEKNFGKKYAEGTEEDFANYTSESKTIPYQILAEFTGEDLAGTTYEQLIPWFLPAENPEKAFRVIIGDFVTTEDGTGIVHIAPTFGADDNRVAQENGIPPMLVKDENDNLVPLVDLTGRFLKGENVPELFSGKYIKNEYYDEGTAPEKSWDVELAILLKTENKAFKVEKYVHSYPHCWRTDKPVLYYPLDSWFVKMTSVRNRLVELNETINWKPKSTGEGRFANWLENVNDWNLSRSRYWGIPLPIWRSEDLKEQKVIGSVEELVNEIQKSIEAGFMTENPFKDFEVGNMSAENYAKIDLHKNIVDAIILVSDSGKPMKRESDLIDVWFDSGSMPYAQLHYPFENKEMIDSGKAFPADFIAEGVDQTRGWFYTLHAIGTTVFDSIAYKNVVSNGLVLDKNGQKMSKRLGNAIDPFETLQKYGPDATRWYMISNANPWENLKFDLEGIDEVRRKFFGTLYNTYSFFSLYANVDGFSYSEKEVENRPEIDRWILSELNLLVKDVTEFYEDYEPTKVARAINNFVNDNLSNWYVRLCRRRFWKGDYSEDKISAYQTLYTCLETVAKISAPIAPFFMDQLYQDLNAVTGKDTAESVHLTDFPKVNESLIDQNLVEKTHLAQTITSMVFSLRKKENVKVRQPLQKVMIPVLDKKTEEQILAVSELIKQEVNVKELQLINAEEASHLIVKQIKPNFKALGSRLGKDMKVVGSEIQNMTSEQISALEKEGKMTIAGYEIGLEDVEISTKDIPGWTVASEGKTTVALDLTITDELKSEGIAREFINRVQNLRKDKDFDLTDRISISLEESCPFRKELTNNEQYICTEVLSDKIEFVISLANFEEIEIDEVKFNVNIEKI; encoded by the coding sequence ATGAAGAAGTTCACAGAATACAAGCAACTTAACCTAAATGCTGTAGCAGATAACGTTGCCAATTTTTGGAAAACCAATCAAACTTTTAAAAAATCCGTAGAAACGCGCGAGGGAAAACCAGAGTACGTTTTTTACGAAGGACCGCCTTCTGCAAACGGAATGCCAGGAATTCACCATGTAATGGCGAGAGCATTGAAGGATATTTTTTGCCGTTATCAAACGCAAAACGGAAAGCAAGTTTTCCGTAAAGCAGGTTGGGACACGCATGGTTTACCAGTGGAACTAGGCGTAGAAAAAGAACTCGGGATTACCAAAGAAGACATCGGTAAAAAAATTACCGTAGAAGAATATAACCAAGCTTGTAGAAATGCAGTAATGCGTTATACAGACGTTTGGAATGACCTTACCGAAAAAATTGGGTATTGGGTAGATTTAGACAATCCATACATTACCTACGAACCAAAATACATGGAAACGGTTTGGTGGTTGCTAAAACAATTGTACAACAAAGATTTATTGTACAAAGGTTACACCATTCAGCCGTATTCTCCAAAAGCGGGAACTGGACTTTCTTCTCACGAATTAAATCAACCAGGAACATACAGAGATGTTTCTGACACTACTGTTGTTGCGCAATTCAAAGTTAAAAAATTCTCAGAAAATCTCGGCTCTAAAATCTCGGCTCTAGGCTCTGATTTTCACATTTTGGCTTGGACGACTACTCCTTGGACTTTGCCTTCTAACACAGCTCTTGCTGTAGGTAGAGACATAGAATATGTTTTGGTTAAGACTTTCAATCAATATACTTTTGAGCCAATTAATATTGTTTTGGCGAGAGTTCTTTTAGAGAAAAATTTTGGCAAAAAATACGCAGAAGGAACAGAAGAAGATTTTGCTAACTACACATCTGAAAGCAAAACCATTCCTTACCAAATTTTAGCAGAATTTACTGGAGAAGATTTAGCAGGAACCACTTATGAACAATTGATCCCTTGGTTTTTACCAGCAGAAAATCCTGAAAAAGCGTTCCGTGTAATCATAGGAGATTTTGTAACGACTGAAGACGGAACAGGAATTGTGCACATTGCACCAACTTTCGGGGCAGATGATAACAGAGTCGCTCAAGAAAACGGAATCCCACCAATGTTAGTAAAAGATGAAAATGATAATCTTGTTCCATTGGTTGACTTAACTGGTAGATTTTTAAAAGGCGAAAACGTTCCTGAACTTTTCAGCGGGAAATATATTAAAAACGAATACTACGATGAAGGAACTGCTCCCGAAAAATCTTGGGACGTAGAATTGGCGATTTTGTTAAAAACCGAAAATAAAGCCTTCAAAGTAGAGAAATATGTTCACAGTTATCCGCATTGTTGGAGAACTGATAAGCCTGTATTGTACTATCCTTTGGATTCTTGGTTTGTAAAAATGACTTCGGTAAGAAATCGTTTGGTAGAACTCAATGAAACCATCAATTGGAAGCCAAAATCAACGGGAGAAGGAAGATTTGCCAACTGGTTAGAAAACGTTAACGACTGGAATCTTTCTCGTTCAAGATATTGGGGAATTCCTTTGCCAATATGGAGAAGTGAAGACCTGAAAGAACAAAAAGTAATCGGTTCTGTAGAAGAATTGGTTAATGAAATTCAAAAATCTATTGAAGCAGGTTTTATGACCGAAAATCCTTTCAAAGATTTTGAAGTAGGAAATATGTCTGCTGAAAACTATGCAAAAATAGATTTACACAAAAATATTGTAGATGCCATTATTTTGGTTTCAGACAGCGGAAAACCAATGAAACGTGAATCTGATTTGATTGATGTTTGGTTTGATTCGGGTTCAATGCCTTACGCTCAGTTACATTATCCTTTCGAAAATAAGGAAATGATTGACAGCGGAAAAGCTTTCCCTGCAGATTTTATCGCAGAAGGAGTAGACCAAACTAGAGGTTGGTTTTATACACTTCACGCAATTGGAACTACCGTTTTTGATTCTATTGCTTATAAAAATGTGGTTTCTAACGGTTTAGTCCTCGACAAAAACGGACAAAAAATGTCTAAACGTCTTGGAAACGCCATTGACCCATTTGAAACTTTACAAAAATATGGACCTGATGCAACGCGTTGGTACATGATTTCTAACGCCAATCCTTGGGAAAATTTAAAATTTGACTTAGAAGGAATTGATGAAGTGCGTAGAAAATTCTTCGGAACACTTTACAATACTTATTCTTTCTTTAGTTTGTACGCGAATGTTGATGGTTTCAGTTATTCTGAAAAAGAAGTTGAAAACAGACCAGAAATCGATAGATGGATTCTTTCAGAACTCAATTTATTGGTGAAAGATGTTACCGAATTCTACGAAGATTACGAACCAACGAAAGTAGCAAGAGCGATTAATAATTTCGTGAATGATAATTTAAGTAACTGGTATGTAAGACTTTGCAGAAGACGTTTCTGGAAAGGAGATTATTCTGAAGACAAAATCTCTGCTTACCAAACTCTATACACTTGTTTAGAAACTGTTGCGAAAATTTCGGCGCCAATTGCTCCTTTCTTTATGGACCAATTGTATCAAGATTTGAACGCGGTTACTGGAAAAGACACTGCAGAATCTGTTCACTTAACTGATTTCCCGAAAGTGAATGAAAGCTTAATCGATCAAAATTTAGTAGAAAAAACGCATTTGGCTCAAACCATCACTTCTATGGTATTCTCTTTGAGAAAGAAAGAAAACGTGAAGGTTCGTCAGCCACTTCAAAAAGTGATGATTCCTGTTCTGGACAAGAAAACCGAAGAGCAAATTTTAGCGGTTTCGGAACTCATCAAACAAGAAGTGAATGTAAAAGAATTGCAATTGATTAATGCAGAAGAAGCTTCTCACTTGATTGTAAAGCAAATTAAGCCAAATTTCAAAGCATTGGGTTCTAGATTAGGAAAAGACATGAAAGTGGTAGGTTCTGAAATTCAGAATATGACTTCAGAGCAAATTTCAGCGCTTGAAAAAGAAGGAAAAATGACCATTGCAGGTTATGAAATCGGTTTAGAAGATGTAGAAATTTCCACAAAAGACATTCCAGGTTGGACAGTGGCTAGTGAAGGAAAAACAACCGTAGCACTTGATTTAACCATTACTGATGAATTAAAATCTGAAGGAATCGCAAGAGAATTCATTAATAGAGTTCAGAATTTAAGAAAAGACAAAGATTTCGACCTAACAGACAGAATTTCAATCAGTTTAGAAGAAAGCTGCCCATTTAGAAAAGAACTTACTAACAATGAACAATATATTTGTACAGAAGTATTGTCAGATAAAATAGAATTTGTAATTTCACTCGCAAATTTTGAAGAAATCGAAATTGACGAAGTTAAATTTAATGTTAATATTGAAAAAATATAA